One Halobacterium zhouii genomic region harbors:
- a CDS encoding TspO/MBR family protein, whose protein sequence is MALSREDAPGLLVAIVACNVVGAAPAFVTATGSDSWYRSLADPALAPPNWVFAPVWTTLFVLMGVAAYIVYQGGVGRERTTALALFVVQFAFNVAWTLVFFGSESIAGGLAVIAVLWILIAARLVAFWRVRRTAGLLLVPYLAWVSFATYLNYAFWALN, encoded by the coding sequence ATGGCTCTCTCCCGCGAGGACGCGCCCGGTCTGCTCGTCGCCATCGTCGCCTGCAACGTCGTCGGTGCGGCGCCCGCGTTCGTCACTGCGACCGGGTCGGACTCGTGGTACCGGTCTCTCGCCGACCCGGCGCTCGCACCACCGAACTGGGTGTTCGCGCCCGTGTGGACGACGCTGTTCGTGCTCATGGGTGTCGCCGCATACATCGTCTACCAGGGCGGCGTCGGCCGGGAGCGAACGACGGCGCTGGCGCTGTTCGTCGTCCAGTTCGCGTTCAACGTGGCGTGGACGCTGGTGTTCTTCGGGAGCGAGAGCATCGCCGGCGGACTCGCCGTCATCGCCGTCCTCTGGATACTCATCGCCGCCAGACTCGTGGCGTTCTGGCGCGTCCGCCGGACTGCTGGCCTCCTGCTCGTTCCGTACCTCGCGTGGGTGAGCTTCGCGACGTACCTGAATTACGCGTTTTGGGCGCTGAACTAG